A part of Myxococcus landrumus genomic DNA contains:
- a CDS encoding type I polyketide synthase, with product MTTFAEKIAQYSPKRLALLALELKSKLDALEGARSEPVALIGMACRFPGGASDPEAFWHVLRDGVDAVTEVPSSRWTQEEAARCGPEAREKPGARWGAFLDEVDGFDAEFFGISPREAHRMDPQQRLLLEVAWEALEDAGQDVAKLTGSRTGVFAGVYNDDYAKLELGTPSDQDASSVTGTINSVVAGRLSYLLDLQGPCMVVDTACSSSLVALHLACQSLRAGECSMALAGGVNLILSPHSSLRVARGDALAPDGRCKTFDARANGFVRGEGCGVVVLKRLSDAIAAGDPILALLRGSAVNQDGKSAGLTAPNMVAQTELLRQALKSAGLESADVDCIEAHGTGTSLGDPIEMEAIKAVYGQGRSEQRPLVVSAAKTNIGHLEAAAGIAGVIKAVLSLRHQTIPPLLHLQRVNPRIDLEGLPIVLPTFARAWPATGRARRIAVSSFGASGTNAHVILEEPPAPSVRPAASGHGAELLALSARTSGALRELAGRVADVLSTSTEAPIEDLCRTAALRRTHHEHRLTVVGGTAKELAEKLREAATAPMPARKGAGPRKVVFVFPGQGSQWLGMGRRLLEEEPVFRAALERIDAAVRPHVSWGLVEVLRASAEQSRLAEIDVVQPVLFALEVALAELWRSWGITPDAVLGHSMGEVAAAHVAGALSLEDAATIICERSKLLRRISGQGAMLAVELPLSDARAVIAGREAHVAVAVSNSPTSTVLAGDASVLEEVRASLVERNVFCRWVKVDVASHSPQVDGLREELLAVLATLRPRPASTRMFSTVTASACDGTGLDGTYWVRNLREPVLFSTSVAQLIEEGHTVFIELSPHPILLPAIERCLQHAKRDGLLLASLRREEAERAVMLESLGALYRAEHPVDWSRLFPEGGRVVPLPPYPWQRKRYWLDDAVLPVATMAERLTSLKGRPVSVAQGLDGHVFELELGSSSLPWLGAHRLGGVAVLPASALVELVLSAVAEVSGSGPRTLTDVEFERALVLPESKRRILQVHLSPASGGPQRFHVHSRPVGGTTRESSWVLHARGEVRITDAALGSARVSIEAVRATCTQHVPSSALYDALAQRNVQYESPLRTLGEVFRRSGEALGRLTLGAEFGQEAEHYQLHPALLDAALQTLASAVMEEGDGAALFMPVRIDAIECAAVRAQSEWAHASVQATGDGAAPVGALELLDGSGATVASMRGVRLRRVPAASILEALGARGEDELQDWLYDVTWQPRPAPTASPAAADWLVFVDGRGCGSALVEELARQGEDCVTVTAGRTYQRLDERRFVVDPARPEDFARLLREAPASATRSLRVIYLWGLEAVGDAVVSPWASAGALHVIQGLLAECKKARLWLVTRGAQVTGVAGEEVLLAQSPLWGFGRVVSLEQPDLWGGLIDLDPSGASGEAAALFQEVVASESDGEDQVALRKERRLVPRLVPARSQQSVEAPRLRSEASYLVTGGLGGLGLKVARWLVEQGARHLVLVGRRALAAGGAESTRREEALEELRGLGATVVALAADVSDRARMEEILREATSTHPLRGVFHAASLMSTQRLEVMDAASLTAMLRPKAVGALVLHELTSGLDLDFFVMFSSTSSLWGASGLAHYGAANQVLEALAHHRRAAGLPATTIHWGTWDEVSGESSRDFERFGLKPMASPRALAAMGQVMRSGARVQTVASVDWSALKPLWEARRRRPFLQQVGAPAPTTDTSARARMVAELESLPPPRRFDALLRQLQREVGRILGFPSAEPPPTDRGFFQMGMTSLMTVELRNVLQRGFGQELPASLAFDYPTVEALAKRLAGLAEALEIPLPDDAGATPRAQAVVMDETGLSERLSRMDEMSDDEIERLIAQKIAGSSH from the coding sequence ATGACGACGTTCGCCGAGAAGATCGCGCAGTACTCTCCCAAGCGGTTGGCGTTGCTGGCGCTGGAGCTCAAGTCCAAGCTCGATGCACTCGAGGGGGCGCGCTCGGAGCCCGTGGCCCTCATCGGCATGGCGTGCCGCTTCCCGGGCGGAGCCTCTGACCCGGAGGCGTTCTGGCACGTCCTGCGCGACGGAGTGGACGCCGTCACCGAGGTCCCTTCCTCCCGATGGACCCAGGAGGAGGCGGCCCGGTGCGGCCCCGAGGCCCGCGAGAAGCCTGGGGCCCGGTGGGGCGCGTTCCTCGATGAGGTGGACGGCTTCGACGCGGAGTTCTTCGGCATCTCGCCGCGCGAGGCGCATCGCATGGACCCGCAGCAGCGGCTCCTGCTCGAAGTCGCGTGGGAGGCGCTCGAAGACGCGGGGCAGGATGTGGCGAAGCTCACGGGCAGCCGCACCGGTGTCTTCGCGGGCGTCTACAACGACGACTACGCGAAGCTCGAGCTGGGGACTCCTTCCGACCAGGACGCGAGCAGCGTCACGGGCACCATCAACAGCGTGGTGGCGGGACGGCTCTCGTATCTGCTGGACCTTCAGGGGCCCTGCATGGTGGTCGACACCGCGTGCTCGTCCTCGCTGGTGGCGCTGCACCTCGCCTGTCAGAGCCTGAGGGCGGGAGAGTGCTCGATGGCGCTCGCGGGAGGCGTCAACCTCATCCTCTCGCCGCACTCGTCGCTTCGCGTCGCACGAGGGGATGCGCTCGCACCGGACGGTCGCTGCAAGACCTTCGATGCACGGGCCAACGGCTTCGTGCGCGGCGAGGGCTGTGGCGTGGTGGTCCTCAAGCGCTTGTCGGACGCCATCGCCGCGGGTGACCCCATCCTGGCGCTCTTGCGCGGCTCGGCCGTCAATCAGGACGGCAAGTCGGCGGGCCTCACGGCGCCCAACATGGTCGCGCAGACGGAGCTGCTCCGGCAGGCGTTGAAGAGCGCGGGGCTGGAGTCGGCCGACGTCGACTGCATCGAGGCGCATGGGACGGGCACCTCGCTCGGGGACCCCATCGAGATGGAGGCCATCAAGGCGGTCTATGGCCAGGGGCGCTCGGAGCAACGGCCGCTCGTGGTGAGCGCGGCGAAGACGAACATCGGCCACCTGGAGGCGGCGGCGGGCATCGCGGGGGTCATCAAGGCGGTGCTGTCGCTGCGGCACCAGACGATTCCTCCGCTCCTTCACCTCCAGCGGGTCAACCCGCGCATCGACCTGGAGGGCCTGCCCATTGTCCTGCCCACCTTCGCGCGGGCCTGGCCCGCGACGGGGCGGGCGCGCCGCATCGCCGTGAGCTCGTTCGGCGCCAGCGGCACCAACGCACACGTGATTCTCGAAGAGCCGCCCGCGCCTTCCGTTCGCCCAGCGGCTTCCGGGCACGGCGCGGAGTTGTTGGCGCTGTCGGCTCGGACGTCCGGTGCGTTGCGGGAGCTGGCGGGGCGTGTCGCGGACGTCCTCTCCACGTCCACGGAGGCGCCCATCGAGGACCTCTGCCGCACGGCCGCGCTGCGGCGCACGCATCATGAGCACCGGCTCACCGTCGTCGGTGGGACGGCGAAGGAGCTGGCGGAGAAGCTCCGGGAGGCGGCCACCGCGCCGATGCCCGCGCGCAAGGGAGCGGGACCTCGGAAGGTCGTGTTCGTCTTCCCGGGGCAGGGTTCCCAGTGGCTCGGCATGGGGCGGCGGCTGTTGGAGGAGGAGCCCGTCTTCCGTGCGGCGCTCGAGCGGATCGACGCGGCGGTGCGGCCGCATGTCTCGTGGGGGCTCGTGGAGGTGCTGCGTGCCTCGGCCGAGCAGTCCCGGCTGGCGGAGATAGATGTCGTGCAGCCGGTGTTGTTTGCCCTGGAGGTGGCGCTCGCCGAGCTCTGGCGGTCCTGGGGCATCACCCCGGATGCCGTGTTGGGGCACAGCATGGGCGAGGTGGCCGCGGCCCACGTCGCCGGTGCGCTGAGCCTGGAGGACGCGGCGACCATCATCTGCGAGCGCAGCAAGCTGCTTCGGCGCATCAGTGGCCAGGGCGCGATGCTCGCGGTGGAGCTGCCCTTGTCGGACGCCCGAGCCGTCATCGCCGGGCGCGAGGCCCACGTGGCCGTCGCCGTCAGCAACAGCCCGACGTCCACGGTGTTGGCGGGTGATGCCTCGGTGCTGGAGGAGGTCCGGGCGTCCCTCGTGGAGCGCAACGTGTTCTGCCGCTGGGTGAAGGTGGACGTGGCCTCGCACAGCCCTCAGGTGGATGGCCTGCGCGAGGAGCTGCTCGCGGTGCTCGCGACCTTGCGTCCTCGGCCCGCGTCCACGCGGATGTTCTCCACCGTCACCGCGTCGGCGTGTGATGGCACGGGACTGGATGGGACCTACTGGGTGCGCAACCTGCGCGAGCCCGTGCTGTTCTCCACGTCGGTGGCCCAGCTCATCGAGGAGGGGCACACCGTCTTCATCGAGCTGAGCCCACATCCCATCCTGCTGCCCGCCATCGAGCGCTGCTTGCAGCACGCGAAGCGCGACGGGCTCCTGCTCGCGTCGCTGCGTCGCGAAGAGGCGGAGCGTGCGGTGATGTTGGAGTCGCTCGGCGCGCTGTACCGCGCGGAGCATCCGGTGGACTGGTCGCGCCTCTTCCCGGAGGGCGGACGGGTGGTGCCGTTGCCGCCGTATCCGTGGCAGCGCAAGCGGTATTGGCTCGATGACGCGGTGTTGCCCGTGGCCACCATGGCCGAGCGCTTGACGTCCTTGAAGGGCCGTCCGGTGAGCGTGGCGCAGGGGCTGGATGGCCACGTCTTCGAACTGGAGCTGGGCAGCTCGTCCTTGCCCTGGCTGGGCGCGCATCGGCTGGGGGGCGTGGCCGTGCTTCCGGCCTCGGCGTTGGTGGAGCTGGTGCTGAGTGCCGTCGCGGAAGTCTCGGGCTCCGGGCCTCGGACGTTGACGGACGTGGAGTTCGAGCGCGCGCTGGTCCTTCCCGAGTCCAAGCGGCGCATCCTCCAGGTCCACCTGTCGCCAGCTTCCGGGGGGCCGCAGCGCTTCCATGTTCACAGCCGCCCGGTGGGAGGCACGACGCGCGAGTCCTCGTGGGTGCTCCACGCGCGTGGCGAGGTGCGGATCACGGACGCTGCGCTGGGTTCCGCGCGTGTCTCCATCGAGGCGGTGCGCGCGACCTGCACGCAGCACGTGCCGTCCTCGGCCCTCTACGACGCGCTCGCTCAGCGCAATGTCCAATACGAATCCCCGTTGCGGACCCTGGGCGAGGTCTTCCGGCGGTCCGGAGAGGCGCTCGGACGCCTCACGTTGGGCGCGGAGTTTGGCCAGGAGGCCGAGCACTACCAGCTTCATCCAGCACTTCTCGACGCGGCCCTCCAGACGCTGGCGTCCGCCGTCATGGAGGAAGGGGATGGCGCCGCGCTGTTCATGCCCGTGCGCATCGACGCGATTGAGTGCGCGGCGGTTCGTGCCCAGTCCGAGTGGGCCCATGCATCCGTGCAGGCCACGGGCGACGGTGCGGCTCCGGTGGGTGCGCTGGAGCTCCTGGATGGATCGGGTGCGACGGTGGCGTCGATGCGAGGTGTGCGGCTCCGGCGTGTCCCGGCCGCGAGCATCCTCGAGGCCTTGGGTGCGCGGGGCGAGGACGAGCTCCAGGACTGGCTCTACGACGTGACGTGGCAGCCCCGGCCCGCGCCCACCGCCAGCCCTGCGGCCGCGGACTGGCTGGTGTTCGTCGACGGGCGCGGATGTGGTTCGGCTCTCGTGGAGGAGCTTGCTCGCCAGGGCGAGGACTGCGTCACCGTGACGGCGGGGCGCACCTATCAGCGGTTGGACGAGCGTCGCTTCGTGGTGGACCCGGCTCGGCCCGAGGACTTCGCGCGACTGCTGCGGGAGGCGCCTGCCTCCGCGACGCGGAGCCTGCGTGTCATCTACCTGTGGGGGCTCGAGGCGGTGGGTGACGCCGTGGTGTCACCGTGGGCTTCCGCGGGGGCGCTCCACGTCATCCAGGGCCTGCTGGCGGAGTGCAAGAAGGCCCGGTTGTGGTTGGTGACTCGAGGGGCCCAGGTGACGGGCGTGGCGGGCGAGGAGGTCTTGCTGGCGCAGTCACCGCTCTGGGGCTTCGGTCGCGTGGTGTCGCTGGAGCAACCGGACCTCTGGGGCGGTCTCATCGACCTGGACCCCAGCGGCGCGTCGGGCGAGGCGGCGGCGTTGTTCCAGGAGGTCGTCGCGTCCGAGTCGGATGGGGAGGACCAGGTCGCGCTGCGGAAGGAACGGCGCCTGGTGCCTCGTCTCGTTCCTGCCCGGAGCCAGCAGTCCGTGGAGGCTCCGCGCCTTCGTTCGGAAGCGTCGTACCTCGTGACGGGGGGACTCGGTGGCTTGGGGCTGAAGGTGGCCCGGTGGCTGGTGGAGCAGGGCGCGCGGCATCTCGTGTTGGTGGGCCGTCGTGCGCTTGCGGCCGGGGGCGCGGAGTCCACGCGCAGGGAAGAGGCGCTCGAGGAGCTTCGCGGTCTCGGTGCGACCGTGGTCGCCCTGGCCGCCGATGTGTCGGACCGCGCGCGAATGGAGGAGATCCTACGTGAAGCGACCTCCACGCATCCGCTCCGTGGCGTCTTCCACGCGGCCTCGCTCATGAGCACGCAGCGTCTGGAGGTCATGGACGCGGCGTCGCTGACGGCGATGCTGCGTCCCAAGGCGGTGGGCGCCCTGGTGCTCCACGAGCTGACGAGCGGACTCGACCTGGACTTCTTCGTGATGTTCTCGTCGACGTCGAGCCTGTGGGGTGCCTCGGGGCTGGCGCACTACGGGGCCGCGAACCAGGTGCTCGAAGCGCTCGCGCACCACCGTCGCGCGGCGGGCCTGCCCGCCACCACCATCCATTGGGGAACGTGGGACGAGGTGAGCGGTGAAAGCTCGCGGGACTTCGAGCGCTTCGGCTTGAAGCCCATGGCTTCTCCGAGAGCACTCGCGGCGATGGGGCAGGTGATGCGGTCGGGCGCGCGGGTCCAGACCGTGGCCTCCGTCGACTGGTCCGCCTTGAAGCCCCTCTGGGAAGCACGGCGGCGGAGGCCCTTCCTCCAACAGGTGGGGGCGCCCGCTCCCACAACGGACACCTCGGCGCGAGCGCGGATGGTCGCGGAGCTGGAGTCCCTGCCGCCGCCTCGCCGCTTCGATGCGCTGCTGCGGCAGCTCCAGCGCGAGGTGGGGCGCATCCTCGGGTTCCCGAGCGCGGAGCCGCCGCCCACGGATCGTGGCTTCTTCCAGATGGGCATGACGTCGCTGATGACCGTGGAGCTGCGCAACGTGTTGCAGCGGGGCTTCGGCCAGGAGCTCCCCGCGAGCCTGGCGTTCGACTACCCCACGGTGGAGGCCCTCGCGAAGCGCCTGGCGGGACTCGCGGAGGCACTGGAGATACCGCTGCCTGATGACGCGGGCGCGACGCCGCGCGCGCAAGCGGTGGTGATGGACGAGACCGG
- a CDS encoding type I polyketide synthase, which yields MSTPDYRVLLKNSLLKIEALEARLAKQEATKAEPVAIVGMACRFPGEAHAPDSLWRMLRDGVDAVRKIPAERWPADAIPGENPAVRWAGLLDSVDGFDASFFEVSPREAASLDPQQRLLLEVTWEALEDAGLRPERLAKSLTGVFLGLSSTDYRQRVNAKGIDGVETYDLTGTLLSTAAGRLSYVFGFQGPCLSIDTACSSSLVAVHEAVQSLRRGESDVALTGGANLILDPMNSAMLGRMQALSPDGRCKTFDAAANGFVRGEGCGIVVLKRLSDAERDGDRIWALIKGSAINQDGRSTGLTAPNVLAQQALLRQALADAKVAASDIGYVESHGTGTSLGDPIEFEALREVLGQPRPDGSTCAIGALKTNLGHLEAAAGVAGLIKTVLVLRREAIPRNLNFRSINPRISLSGTPFVFPTQELPWPRGTKPRRAGVSAFGLSGTNAHVVLEEAPTPSRPVTPPAQAQGPSPAVLLPLSAKTPAALRAQAKQWFEHLSAGGAEPLADQLYTASVRRGHHPHRLAVQGRSKEELSSQLQAFLAREPQDSELSDESGPRARKAVFVFPGQGGQWPGMGRRLIEEERVFREAIEACDRAMRPHVEWSLLEVLRGEGPRAALEEVDVIQPSVFAMQVGLAALWRSWGVEPHAVVGHSLGEVAAAHVAGALSLEDAARIICVRSRLVKRASGQGGMAVVELSADEAREALRGYEGRLAVGAVNGPRARVLSGEREALAEVLAGLEKAGVFCRWVKVDYASHSPQMEPLRAELLRLLADVRPVRERVPIYSTVTGRRNEELLTAEYWERNLREPVRFWDVIEQLGTEGHETFLELNAHPVLLPSIEEGLRERCASLAVLPSLRRDEGGRERLLATLGALYTVGHSVDWARLHPEGGRVVTVPAYPWQRERFWLDASTAPAPRRGGNRVQGASVHPLLGPRVALSHQPGTHVWQMDIGIADIGWATDHRVQDAVVLPGTAWVDIALAAARQVLGEGRHVLSRLVCVQPVFLPADGARTLQVVMTGRPSGGADFQCFALDARASAPAWVPVAEGAVELASDQGNTEPLPSAEVIQARCPRIVEGEAHVQAMAERGLHYGPAFQGLQRLWQGEREAYAHLRLPEVLSGHAGEHIVHPAFLDACFQLLMSFLPVGTTYVGRGVESARFEGPIPSEVWAHLRLREGEGTSFSGDLTLRDAEGHRVAEVSGIQVSRLPGASWRAVSAELSEWMYQVDWEAQALPEPFVWPEKSPGTWLLLADTRQVARELRVLLEARGESCVMVTPGTSYRSVGARTYEVDPRNAEHLRRLLSDALPSGAPACRGVVHLWSLDSASNDALTPTALEHTRHLGTTAVLHLVQALARAGWRDAPRLWLVTQGARSVGPSPERVNVAQAPLWGLGQVIAMEQPELRCTRVDLHADAQVESEVLFRELSSASLEDQVALRGGVRHVARFIRAADALEPRDLSERVAADGTYLITGGLGGLGLQVARWLIGQGARSLVLLGRGAPSADADLALGELREAGARVEVVRADVSVPEDVARAMAVVDGGMPPLKGVVHAAGLLDDGVLLNLTEERFANVMAPKVQGAWNLHGATRQRPLDFFVLFSSAAALLGSPGQGNYASANAFLDALAHARRAEGLPGLSIAWGAWTGIGLAARANPQTRIEARGLRGMAPDKALAALGLLLGQDRPQVGVVSLDLRQWMEFYLSAAQSPFFTRLVGQLASARTSEAGRGRFREKLQQAGESERRALLERHLREQIAAVLRMDPERLGPRVALGSLGLDSLMGMEIRNRLEASLGLKLSATLVWAYPTLIALATFLSERLGLSSTDEPPRTEASAPEAPAPAAVAALTSAAVSSEIEDLSEAEVERLLAQRMAQGS from the coding sequence ATGAGTACCCCGGACTATCGAGTCCTGCTGAAGAACTCGCTCCTTAAGATTGAAGCGCTGGAGGCGAGGCTCGCGAAGCAGGAGGCCACGAAGGCGGAGCCGGTCGCCATCGTCGGCATGGCGTGCCGTTTCCCCGGTGAAGCCCATGCGCCCGACTCACTGTGGCGCATGCTCCGGGACGGCGTCGACGCGGTCCGGAAGATTCCGGCCGAGCGTTGGCCCGCGGACGCGATTCCGGGAGAGAACCCAGCCGTGCGCTGGGCGGGACTCCTCGACTCGGTCGATGGGTTCGATGCGTCCTTCTTCGAGGTCTCTCCTCGCGAGGCCGCGAGCCTCGACCCTCAGCAGCGCCTGCTCCTGGAGGTGACGTGGGAGGCGTTGGAGGACGCCGGCCTTCGCCCCGAGCGGCTCGCGAAGAGCCTGACAGGTGTCTTCCTCGGCCTGAGCAGCACGGACTACCGCCAGCGCGTCAACGCCAAGGGCATCGACGGTGTCGAGACCTACGACTTGACCGGAACGTTGCTCTCCACGGCGGCGGGACGGCTCTCGTACGTCTTCGGCTTCCAGGGGCCCTGCCTGTCCATCGACACGGCGTGCTCCTCTTCACTGGTCGCGGTGCACGAGGCCGTCCAGAGCCTCCGTCGCGGTGAGAGCGACGTCGCGCTGACCGGAGGCGCCAACCTCATCCTCGACCCGATGAACTCGGCGATGTTGGGCCGGATGCAGGCGCTGTCGCCGGACGGTCGCTGCAAGACCTTCGACGCGGCGGCCAATGGCTTCGTGCGCGGAGAAGGCTGCGGCATCGTGGTCCTCAAGCGCCTCTCCGATGCCGAGCGCGATGGAGACCGCATCTGGGCGCTCATCAAGGGCTCGGCCATCAACCAGGATGGCCGCTCGACGGGGCTGACGGCTCCCAACGTGCTCGCGCAGCAGGCGCTGCTGCGACAGGCGCTCGCGGACGCGAAGGTGGCCGCGTCGGACATCGGCTACGTCGAGTCACATGGCACCGGCACGTCCCTGGGCGACCCCATCGAGTTCGAGGCGCTCCGTGAGGTCCTCGGGCAGCCACGGCCGGACGGGTCCACATGCGCCATTGGTGCACTGAAGACGAACCTCGGGCACCTGGAGGCCGCCGCGGGCGTGGCGGGCCTCATCAAGACAGTGCTCGTGCTGCGGCGCGAGGCGATTCCTCGCAACCTGAACTTCCGCTCCATCAACCCACGCATCTCACTGAGCGGGACGCCGTTCGTGTTCCCGACCCAGGAGCTTCCCTGGCCCCGGGGGACGAAGCCTCGGCGCGCGGGCGTGAGCGCGTTCGGCCTGAGTGGAACCAACGCGCATGTCGTGCTGGAGGAAGCACCAACGCCTTCGCGCCCGGTGACGCCTCCCGCGCAGGCACAGGGTCCGTCCCCGGCGGTCCTCCTCCCGCTGTCGGCGAAGACTCCCGCCGCGCTTCGAGCGCAAGCGAAACAGTGGTTCGAGCACCTGTCGGCCGGCGGTGCGGAGCCCCTCGCGGACCAGCTCTACACGGCCAGCGTGCGGCGCGGTCATCATCCGCACCGGCTCGCGGTCCAGGGGCGCTCGAAGGAGGAGCTCTCCAGTCAGTTGCAGGCCTTCCTCGCGCGGGAGCCACAGGACTCGGAGCTGAGTGACGAGTCGGGGCCGAGGGCTCGAAAGGCCGTCTTCGTCTTCCCAGGGCAAGGAGGCCAGTGGCCGGGCATGGGCCGGCGACTCATCGAGGAGGAGCGCGTCTTCCGTGAGGCCATCGAGGCCTGTGACCGGGCGATGCGGCCCCACGTCGAGTGGTCGCTGCTGGAGGTGCTGCGGGGCGAGGGGCCCCGGGCCGCGCTGGAGGAAGTGGACGTCATCCAGCCCTCGGTGTTCGCGATGCAGGTGGGACTCGCCGCGCTCTGGCGCTCCTGGGGCGTGGAGCCTCACGCGGTGGTGGGCCACAGCCTGGGTGAGGTGGCGGCGGCCCACGTGGCGGGTGCGCTGAGCCTGGAGGACGCGGCGCGAATCATCTGCGTGCGCAGCCGGCTGGTGAAGCGCGCGAGCGGGCAGGGCGGGATGGCAGTGGTGGAACTCTCCGCCGACGAGGCGCGCGAGGCGCTGCGTGGCTACGAGGGACGGCTCGCCGTGGGCGCGGTGAATGGGCCGCGTGCTCGCGTGCTGTCGGGAGAGCGCGAGGCGCTGGCCGAGGTGTTGGCGGGATTGGAGAAGGCGGGCGTCTTCTGCCGCTGGGTGAAGGTGGACTACGCGTCACACAGTCCCCAGATGGAGCCGCTGCGCGCGGAGCTGTTGCGGTTGCTCGCGGACGTGCGGCCGGTGCGCGAGCGCGTGCCGATCTACTCGACGGTGACGGGACGGAGAAACGAGGAGCTGCTGACCGCGGAGTACTGGGAGCGCAACCTCCGCGAGCCGGTGCGCTTCTGGGACGTCATCGAGCAACTGGGCACCGAGGGGCACGAGACCTTCCTGGAGCTCAACGCCCATCCGGTGCTCCTGCCGTCCATCGAAGAGGGGCTGCGTGAGCGATGTGCGTCGCTCGCCGTGCTGCCCTCGCTGCGTCGCGATGAAGGGGGGCGAGAGCGACTGCTCGCCACGCTCGGGGCGCTCTACACCGTGGGCCACTCGGTGGACTGGGCCCGGCTCCATCCCGAAGGAGGACGCGTCGTCACGGTCCCCGCGTATCCGTGGCAGCGTGAGCGCTTCTGGTTGGACGCCTCCACCGCGCCTGCTCCGCGACGCGGGGGGAACCGTGTCCAGGGCGCGAGTGTGCATCCGCTGCTGGGGCCTCGCGTGGCGCTCAGTCATCAGCCCGGGACTCACGTCTGGCAGATGGACATCGGTATCGCGGACATCGGATGGGCCACGGACCATCGCGTCCAGGATGCCGTCGTCCTTCCCGGCACGGCGTGGGTGGATATCGCGCTGGCCGCGGCGCGGCAGGTCTTGGGAGAGGGGCGGCATGTGCTCTCGCGGCTGGTCTGTGTCCAGCCCGTGTTCCTGCCGGCCGATGGGGCTCGGACGCTCCAGGTGGTGATGACCGGGCGGCCTTCGGGTGGCGCGGACTTCCAATGCTTCGCGCTGGATGCCCGGGCATCCGCGCCCGCCTGGGTCCCCGTCGCCGAAGGCGCCGTCGAGCTGGCCTCCGACCAGGGCAACACGGAGCCACTGCCTTCCGCCGAGGTCATCCAGGCGCGATGCCCCCGCATCGTCGAAGGCGAGGCACACGTCCAGGCCATGGCCGAGCGGGGCCTGCACTACGGTCCCGCGTTCCAGGGACTCCAGCGGCTCTGGCAGGGGGAGCGCGAAGCCTATGCCCACCTTCGCCTGCCTGAAGTCCTCTCGGGTCACGCGGGCGAGCACATCGTCCATCCCGCGTTCCTCGATGCGTGCTTCCAGCTCCTGATGTCCTTCCTGCCCGTGGGCACCACGTACGTGGGCCGAGGCGTGGAGTCCGCGCGCTTCGAAGGGCCCATTCCATCCGAGGTCTGGGCACACCTGCGGCTCCGCGAGGGCGAAGGGACCTCCTTCAGCGGAGACCTCACGCTGCGGGACGCGGAAGGCCACCGGGTGGCGGAAGTCTCCGGCATCCAGGTCAGCCGTCTGCCGGGTGCGAGCTGGCGGGCCGTGAGCGCGGAGCTCTCCGAGTGGATGTACCAGGTGGATTGGGAAGCACAGGCGCTGCCGGAGCCGTTCGTGTGGCCGGAGAAGTCACCGGGGACGTGGCTGCTCCTCGCGGACACTCGCCAGGTGGCTCGCGAGCTTCGTGTTCTCCTGGAGGCGCGTGGTGAGTCGTGCGTGATGGTGACGCCGGGGACGTCGTACCGGTCCGTTGGCGCGCGCACCTACGAAGTGGACCCGCGCAATGCGGAGCACCTTCGCCGGCTGCTGTCGGACGCACTGCCTTCGGGGGCGCCCGCGTGCCGGGGTGTGGTGCACCTGTGGAGCTTGGACAGCGCCTCGAACGACGCGCTGACTCCGACGGCCCTGGAGCACACGCGACACCTGGGGACGACGGCGGTGCTGCACCTCGTGCAGGCGCTGGCTCGCGCGGGCTGGCGGGATGCGCCTCGGCTCTGGCTCGTCACGCAAGGGGCACGTTCCGTTGGACCATCGCCAGAGCGGGTGAACGTGGCGCAGGCGCCGCTGTGGGGCCTGGGCCAGGTCATCGCGATGGAGCAGCCCGAGCTGCGATGCACGCGGGTGGACCTCCACGCCGACGCGCAGGTGGAGTCCGAGGTCCTCTTCCGGGAGCTCTCGTCCGCGTCGCTCGAGGACCAGGTGGCCTTGCGCGGTGGTGTGCGGCACGTGGCCCGGTTCATCCGCGCGGCGGACGCACTGGAGCCTCGGGATCTGTCCGAGCGGGTGGCCGCTGACGGCACGTACCTCATCACCGGCGGCCTCGGCGGTCTGGGGCTCCAGGTTGCTCGGTGGCTCATCGGACAGGGGGCGCGGAGCCTCGTCCTGCTGGGCCGAGGGGCTCCTTCCGCCGATGCGGACCTCGCGCTGGGCGAGCTGCGCGAAGCGGGGGCACGCGTGGAGGTCGTCCGCGCGGATGTCTCGGTGCCGGAGGACGTGGCGCGTGCGATGGCGGTGGTCGACGGGGGCATGCCGCCACTGAAGGGCGTGGTGCATGCGGCGGGTCTCCTCGATGACGGGGTGCTGCTCAACCTCACCGAGGAGCGCTTCGCGAACGTGATGGCCCCCAAGGTCCAGGGCGCGTGGAACCTCCATGGGGCGACCCGGCAGCGGCCGCTGGACTTCTTCGTGCTCTTCTCCAGCGCGGCGGCGTTGCTGGGCTCTCCGGGGCAGGGGAACTACGCCTCGGCCAACGCCTTCCTGGATGCCCTGGCCCACGCCCGTCGGGCGGAGGGGCTGCCTGGGCTGAGCATCGCCTGGGGGGCGTGGACCGGCATCGGTCTCGCGGCGCGCGCGAACCCCCAGACGCGCATCGAGGCACGCGGACTGCGTGGCATGGCACCCGACAAGGCGCTCGCGGCGCTGGGGCTCTTGCTCGGACAGGACAGGCCACAGGTGGGCGTGGTGTCGCTCGACCTGCGGCAGTGGATGGAGTTCTACCTGTCCGCGGCGCAGTCGCCGTTCTTCACGCGGCTCGTGGGACAGCTTGCCTCCGCTCGCACGAGTGAGGCGGGACGGGGACGGTTCCGCGAGAAGCTCCAGCAGGCAGGAGAGTCCGAGCGCCGGGCGCTGCTGGAGCGGCACCTTCGCGAGCAGATCGCCGCCGTGCTGCGGATGGACCCGGAGCGATTGGGGCCGCGCGTTGCATTGGGGAGCCTGGGGCTCGACTCGTTGATGGGGATGGAGATTCGCAACCGGCTGGAGGCCTCGCTGGGCCTGAAGCTGAGCGCGACGCTGGTGTGGGCCTACCCGACGCTCATCGCGCTGGCCACGTTCCTCTCCGAGCGGCTGGGGCTGTCGTCGACCGACGAGCCCCCTCGCACCGAGGCGTCCGCGCCAGAGGCCCCGGCTCCCGCGGCCGTGGCGGCCCTCACGAGCGCGGCGGTGAGCAGCGAAATCGAGGACCTGTCGGAAGCGGAAGTCGAGCGGCTGCTCGCCCAGAGGATGGCGCAGGGATCATGA